A window of Planktothrix sp. FACHB-1365 contains these coding sequences:
- a CDS encoding response regulator, whose translation MAGRKILVIDDSKVIRVRVREMLPPGNFEVLEAKDGKEGLEFVQREHPNLIMLDFLLPKLSGWDVFRQIQADETLRRIPLVLMSGRKEEVTEKISEPFQYFEFIEKPFEKKQLLDAIKSAFQKANLPRQPLPKSGSETSPVPDSVPTPASAASGDAADMAAMKAEMAKMQAEIEALKKQVLQIKTFIQKKLK comes from the coding sequence GTGGCAGGCCGGAAAATACTGGTAATTGACGATAGCAAAGTCATTCGGGTGCGAGTTCGAGAAATGTTACCCCCTGGTAACTTTGAGGTATTAGAAGCTAAAGATGGTAAAGAAGGTCTCGAATTTGTTCAGAGAGAACATCCTAATTTGATTATGTTGGATTTCCTCCTGCCTAAGTTAAGTGGCTGGGATGTTTTTAGGCAGATTCAAGCTGATGAAACCTTACGGCGAATTCCCCTTGTGCTGATGTCAGGGCGGAAGGAAGAAGTAACTGAAAAAATTTCAGAACCGTTTCAATATTTTGAATTTATTGAAAAGCCGTTTGAAAAGAAACAACTGCTTGATGCTATTAAATCCGCGTTTCAGAAAGCGAATTTACCCCGTCAACCGTTACCTAAGTCTGGGTCTGAGACTTCTCCCGTTCCTGACTCTGTTCCTACACCTGCTTCTGCTGCCAGTGGAGACGCAGCAGACATGGCAGCGATGAAGGCGGAAATGGCGAAGATGCAGGCCGAAATAGAGGCTCTGAAAAAACAAGTGTTACAAATCAAAACCTTTATTCAGAAGAAACTGAAATAG
- a CDS encoding metal ABC transporter permease has protein sequence MITELIKLFQFEFMRNALIAGLLVSIACGMIGTFIVVNRIVFISGGIAHAAYGGIGMGYFFQFNPVFGAIAFSIFSALGMGLVYRKTQQRADTIIGVMWAIGMAIGIILIDLTPGYKVDLMSYLFGSILTVPQLDLILMLGLDILIAVMVILFYKELVAISFDPIFAETRNVPVDQLYLMLIVAIALTVVMVMKVVGLILVIALLTIPAAISGQFVKDLKQMMVLSSSLGMIFTTLGLGISYFFNLTSGATIILVAGFAYLLTLSFKTLIKPVVEV, from the coding sequence ATGATAACAGAATTAATTAAATTATTTCAATTTGAATTTATGCGAAATGCCTTAATAGCTGGACTCTTAGTGAGTATCGCTTGTGGCATGATAGGAACATTTATTGTTGTCAATCGAATTGTATTTATCAGTGGGGGAATTGCTCACGCAGCCTATGGAGGCATTGGTATGGGTTATTTTTTTCAATTTAATCCTGTTTTTGGAGCGATCGCATTTTCTATTTTTTCTGCATTAGGAATGGGGTTAGTCTATCGAAAAACTCAACAACGAGCCGATACCATTATTGGCGTGATGTGGGCGATTGGAATGGCAATTGGCATTATTTTAATTGATTTAACGCCCGGTTATAAAGTTGATTTGATGAGTTATTTATTTGGCAGTATTCTGACTGTTCCTCAATTGGATTTAATCTTAATGCTGGGATTAGATATTCTAATTGCAGTCATGGTCATCCTCTTTTATAAAGAATTAGTTGCTATTTCCTTTGATCCTATTTTTGCCGAAACTCGAAATGTACCCGTTGATCAACTGTATTTAATGTTAATTGTTGCCATTGCCTTAACCGTTGTCATGGTTATGAAAGTGGTCGGTTTAATTCTGGTGATTGCCCTGTTAACTATTCCGGCTGCGATTTCAGGACAATTTGTTAAGGATTTAAAACAAATGATGGTATTATCCAGTAGTTTAGGCATGATTTTTACCACCCTCGGTTTAGGAATTTCTTACTTTTTTAACTTAACATCGGGTGCAACCATTATTTTAGTCGCAGGTTTCGCTTATTTACTGACTTTAAGCTTTAAAACTTTGATTAAACCAGTTGTTGAGGTTTGA
- the psaX gene encoding photosystem I protein PsaX, which produces MTSKTQKSGGPYTFRVFWALLLLGINFLVAAYYFGIIV; this is translated from the coding sequence ATGACCAGCAAAACTCAAAAATCCGGTGGCCCTTATACCTTTCGTGTGTTTTGGGCACTGCTTCTGTTAGGGATTAACTTTTTAGTTGCCGCTTACTATTTCGGCATCATTGTATAG
- a CDS encoding DUF1822 family protein, with amino-acid sequence MFTSFLDESEVLFEFEPLNPEALPLSSEQINQSLDYCRSILDDRKQWQTYLNSLALFGFQNWLEQRSSELIFNLEHPSVEKPELAYFIEAVCNLAVNQFKICLVALGNSITDTISLPRAIFQLPEYRAHYYILIEVQEELETTSIYGFISYSDFQAHKTQIDLEPKADWTYSVPLSWFNTEPDQFLLFVRCLEVSAIPLPEIPNPAILLSQIREELISKLSQLQSSEPGIVPELWQILTWEQGKILFSYPELLRWIYEVQNQAILSAQPISPSHQNPIVYLTDLFNLLTQPTLNLAGWFNQELDTLSTALSWVFIPDFSPETALRDGTEISSLVKQLQENGVEISPQAKGAYRDLGLGGRSLRLYALTWPLEWEIEPEWTLLLILGLPTGTDLPVGVKLRVSDATGILVEQDSNREDQCSYLFTRVVGTCQEKFVVTVSLREDITETLPPFEFSFN; translated from the coding sequence ATGTTTACTTCTTTCTTAGATGAATCAGAAGTTTTGTTTGAGTTTGAACCGCTTAATCCTGAAGCCTTACCCTTATCTTCTGAACAAATTAATCAATCCTTAGATTATTGTCGTTCTATTCTCGATGATCGAAAACAATGGCAAACCTATCTCAATTCTCTAGCCTTATTTGGGTTTCAGAATTGGTTAGAACAGCGTTCATCAGAACTTATATTCAATTTAGAGCATCCTTCTGTAGAAAAACCTGAATTAGCTTATTTTATTGAAGCCGTTTGTAACTTAGCCGTCAATCAATTTAAAATCTGCTTAGTCGCCTTGGGAAATTCCATAACAGATACTATTAGTTTACCCAGGGCTATATTTCAATTACCAGAATATAGGGCTCATTATTATATTTTAATTGAGGTTCAGGAAGAATTAGAAACAACCTCAATTTATGGGTTTATTTCCTATTCAGATTTTCAAGCCCATAAAACACAGATTGATTTAGAACCCAAAGCAGATTGGACATATTCTGTTCCCTTATCTTGGTTTAACACAGAACCCGATCAATTTTTATTATTTGTACGCTGTTTAGAAGTTTCTGCCATTCCTTTACCAGAAATTCCAAATCCTGCAATACTATTATCTCAAATTCGAGAAGAATTAATCAGCAAACTTTCCCAACTGCAATCCTCAGAACCCGGTATTGTTCCTGAATTGTGGCAAATTTTAACTTGGGAACAGGGAAAAATTCTTTTCAGTTATCCTGAATTACTGCGATGGATTTATGAAGTACAAAATCAAGCCATTTTATCGGCACAACCGATTTCTCCATCCCATCAAAATCCTATTGTTTATTTAACAGATTTATTCAATTTATTAACACAACCGACGCTAAATTTAGCGGGATGGTTTAACCAGGAATTAGACACCCTATCAACAGCTTTATCCTGGGTTTTTATTCCCGATTTTTCTCCAGAAACCGCCTTGCGTGACGGAACTGAAATTTCTAGTTTAGTGAAACAACTCCAAGAAAATGGCGTCGAAATTTCTCCCCAAGCCAAAGGTGCTTATCGGGATTTAGGTTTAGGAGGACGTTCTCTGCGGTTATATGCCTTAACTTGGCCGTTAGAATGGGAAATTGAACCCGAATGGACGCTATTATTAATATTAGGTTTACCCACAGGAACGGATTTACCAGTAGGTGTGAAATTACGAGTCAGTGACGCCACCGGAATTTTAGTTGAACAAGATTCAAATCGTGAAGATCAGTGTTCTTATTTATTTACTCGTGTGGTCGGAACCTGTCAAGAAAAATTTGTGGTGACAGTGAGTTTAAGAGAAGATATAACAGAAACATTACCGCCTTTTGAATTTAGTTTCAATTAA
- a CDS encoding CHASE2 domain-containing protein: MNAIVSPFYLKVQRVEQVCLFQLSWGKGQNLGVTLPYPERLTQLYQEWQYIYLSFYQKALRGRVEATGKLTQSQTDWHAKLVQAEAKLLYEFHRWLRHEELYEIRATLAKATSKQNLETLPRHPGVGLDIDVFLTTDPIDVARLPWEAWEIGTEFAATGKIRIVRQPINIRQVTTTPEHRPTRNKVRVLVILGDETGLNFQADKEAVRALAPIAEIQFVGWQPQQTVMEVKLAVVKAIQDQKGWDILLFAGHSNETELTGGELGIAPSVSLSLSELIQPLTVAKQRGLQFALFNSCNGLSLANTLIDLGLNQVAIMREPIHNQVAQEFLLRFIRSLTEYHDVHDALLSACQFLKLEKHLTYPSAYLIPSLFRHPHAPPFKLQAFSWKQRLKRWLPTKKELLALTTLCVIAWQTPIQTFLLERRILIQAIYRNLTHQIPTQSSPPVLLILIDEKSILKAKISNPRPMDRSYLAEIINQLIQLNLQVIGIDYLLDRHQPQNDPILSQTLQNAVQNHQTWLIFGTSKNPTGGWFETLPELASPNWSLQGDLRILGYPPLYTTLLPLPDSRQQPLPFAYLLALAYQLNVQELEPPSPQLNSSVDWLSHLKAYLIDSTGTDYQRLFSSKARLQPITNWAYLLKQWWFHPLIDFSIPPKQVYQSLPAWQLFESPESTLKLSTPFVVLIAPGGYGEAGIATEGQDNFPLPMALNYWYSQETPRNYRQVLPGGEVHAYMTHHFIQQRFVIPIPDLLLILIAALFGKGATLSLATVRPQKIKYILVFLGLTGIYGLGSVQVYITGELLLPWVLPTLMFWMYIFLTFVERKFYG, encoded by the coding sequence ATGAATGCCATTGTTTCCCCTTTTTATCTCAAAGTTCAACGAGTTGAGCAGGTTTGCTTATTTCAATTATCTTGGGGAAAAGGGCAAAATTTGGGAGTCACCCTTCCCTATCCTGAACGATTAACTCAACTGTATCAAGAATGGCAATATATTTATCTCAGTTTTTATCAGAAAGCACTGCGGGGTCGAGTGGAAGCCACCGGAAAACTTACCCAAAGTCAAACAGATTGGCACGCTAAATTAGTTCAAGCAGAAGCAAAATTATTATATGAATTTCATCGCTGGTTAAGACATGAAGAATTATATGAAATTCGAGCAACTTTGGCTAAAGCGACATCAAAGCAGAATTTAGAAACTTTACCCCGTCATCCCGGCGTTGGATTAGATATTGATGTGTTTCTCACCACTGACCCGATAGATGTGGCTCGACTTCCTTGGGAAGCGTGGGAAATTGGTACAGAATTTGCGGCGACTGGAAAAATTAGAATTGTTCGTCAACCGATTAATATTCGTCAGGTTACAACGACTCCCGAACACCGACCAACCCGCAATAAAGTTAGAGTATTAGTAATTTTAGGAGATGAAACTGGATTAAATTTTCAAGCTGATAAAGAAGCGGTGCGAGCGCTCGCTCCAATTGCAGAAATTCAGTTTGTCGGTTGGCAACCTCAACAAACTGTAATGGAGGTTAAACTCGCAGTTGTTAAAGCTATTCAAGATCAAAAAGGTTGGGATATTTTACTATTTGCTGGTCATAGTAATGAGACGGAATTAACCGGAGGAGAATTAGGAATTGCGCCCTCAGTTTCGTTGTCCTTATCCGAACTGATTCAACCCTTAACTGTTGCCAAACAACGAGGCTTACAATTTGCCTTATTTAATTCTTGTAATGGCTTAAGTTTAGCGAATACCTTGATTGATTTAGGATTAAATCAAGTGGCGATTATGCGAGAACCCATCCATAATCAAGTGGCTCAAGAATTTTTATTACGATTTATTCGCAGTTTAACGGAATATCATGATGTTCATGATGCCTTATTATCCGCTTGTCAATTCCTCAAATTAGAAAAACATTTAACGTATCCCAGTGCCTATTTAATTCCGTCCTTATTTCGCCATCCCCACGCTCCTCCGTTTAAATTACAAGCCTTCAGTTGGAAACAACGATTAAAACGATGGTTGCCCACAAAAAAGGAACTTCTTGCCCTAACAACCTTATGCGTTATCGCTTGGCAAACCCCTATTCAAACCTTTTTATTAGAACGACGAATTTTGATTCAAGCAATTTATCGAAATTTAACTCATCAAATTCCAACTCAATCCTCTCCCCCCGTTCTATTAATTTTAATTGATGAAAAATCTATTCTAAAAGCTAAAATTTCTAATCCAAGACCGATGGATCGAAGTTATTTAGCTGAGATTATTAATCAGTTAATTCAACTTAATCTGCAAGTAATTGGCATTGATTATTTATTAGATCGTCATCAACCTCAAAACGATCCCATTTTATCCCAAACTTTACAAAATGCAGTTCAAAATCATCAAACTTGGTTAATATTTGGAACGAGTAAAAATCCCACCGGAGGATGGTTTGAAACCTTACCCGAATTAGCGAGTCCTAATTGGAGCTTACAAGGGGATTTAAGAATATTAGGTTATCCTCCCCTCTATACCACCTTACTGCCCCTTCCTGACTCTCGACAACAACCTTTACCCTTCGCTTATTTATTAGCTTTAGCGTATCAATTAAACGTTCAAGAACTTGAACCTCCTTCCCCTCAACTTAACTCATCCGTTGATTGGCTATCCCATTTAAAAGCCTATTTAATTGATAGTACCGGAACAGATTATCAAAGGTTATTTTCATCAAAAGCACGTTTACAACCGATCACAAATTGGGCATATTTATTAAAGCAATGGTGGTTTCATCCCCTGATTGATTTTTCAATTCCCCCAAAACAAGTGTATCAAAGTCTTCCCGCTTGGCAATTATTTGAGTCTCCAGAGTCTACCTTGAAACTTTCTACTCCCTTTGTCGTTCTAATTGCACCAGGGGGATATGGTGAAGCCGGAATTGCAACAGAAGGTCAGGATAATTTTCCTTTACCTATGGCATTAAATTATTGGTATTCTCAGGAAACACCACGCAATTATCGCCAAGTCTTACCGGGAGGTGAAGTTCATGCTTACATGACTCATCACTTTATTCAGCAACGATTTGTGATTCCCATTCCTGACCTTTTGCTGATTTTAATTGCCGCTTTATTCGGAAAAGGAGCGACCTTATCCTTAGCAACAGTTCGTCCTCAAAAAATAAAGTATATCCTGGTGTTTTTGGGATTAACAGGAATATATGGATTAGGGAGTGTACAGGTTTATATTACAGGGGAACTTCTGCTTCCTTGGGTGTTACCAACTTTGATGTTTTGGATGTATATTTTTCTGACATTTGTGGAAAGGAAATTTTATGGCTAA
- the lipA gene encoding lipoyl synthase, which translates to MPPSSHSSPDQSYRNRSQNFVEPIPYWLRRPLGKASELSSVQRIIKQRQIHTICEEGRCPNRGECYAQKTATFLLMGPTCTRSCAFCQVDKGHAPMPLDPEEPQKVAEAVQILGLRYVVLTSVARDDLADAGSGWFVATMDAIRHLNPETQIEVLTADFWGGQGGGNPQALQYQRIATVVKAQPACYNHNVETVQRLQASVRRGAKYERSLDVLRIVKQLDPRIPTKSGLMLGHGETEAEIIETLTDLREAGCDRITLGQYMRPSLEHLPVQKYWTPEEFEHLGAIATDMGFAQVRSGPLVRSSYHAGE; encoded by the coding sequence ATGCCCCCATCTTCCCATTCCTCCCCTGACCAATCTTATCGTAATCGGTCTCAAAATTTTGTTGAACCGATCCCCTACTGGTTACGCCGTCCCTTGGGAAAAGCCAGTGAATTATCGTCGGTACAACGAATTATCAAACAGCGTCAAATTCACACCATTTGTGAAGAAGGTCGTTGTCCAAATCGAGGAGAATGTTATGCTCAGAAAACCGCAACGTTTTTGTTAATGGGGCCAACTTGTACCCGTTCCTGCGCTTTTTGTCAGGTGGATAAGGGTCATGCACCCATGCCCCTTGATCCAGAAGAACCCCAAAAGGTAGCGGAAGCGGTACAAATTTTAGGGTTACGGTATGTGGTTTTAACCTCTGTGGCGCGAGATGATTTAGCCGATGCGGGGTCAGGCTGGTTTGTTGCGACAATGGATGCCATTCGACATCTCAACCCAGAAACTCAGATTGAAGTTCTCACGGCTGACTTTTGGGGCGGGCAAGGTGGGGGGAATCCCCAAGCCCTTCAATATCAACGCATTGCCACCGTAGTTAAGGCTCAACCTGCCTGTTATAACCATAATGTCGAAACTGTCCAACGGTTACAAGCATCCGTCAGACGGGGCGCAAAATATGAGCGATCGCTCGATGTATTAAGAATTGTGAAACAGCTTGATCCTCGAATTCCTACAAAATCCGGTTTAATGTTAGGGCACGGGGAAACGGAAGCAGAAATTATTGAAACTTTAACAGATTTGCGTGAGGCGGGATGCGATCGCATTACCCTCGGTCAATATATGCGTCCGTCTTTAGAGCATCTCCCCGTCCAGAAATATTGGACACCGGAAGAATTTGAGCATTTAGGAGCGATCGCAACGGATATGGGTTTTGCTCAAGTTCGTTCTGGGCCATTAGTTCGTAGTTCTTATCATGCAGGGGAGTAG
- a CDS encoding DUF4922 domain-containing protein — protein MTTETAATSILPLGTLWQRIITQTEYALNCGALQSIATDYDFIEEGDIRFLVRILANLARKEQAKKQQKKIEKSGKEFNPFLPYEKDLFVADLSKTHLCLLNKFNVVEHHLLIVTREFEEQETWLTQADFAAMWMGLAEIDGLIFYNGGKLAGASQRHKHLQLVPFPLVPDGLNLPIQPAITSVQFQNSIGIIPEFPFVHAIASFNPNWIHTPSEAAIFTLELYFVLLSAVGLSVDDHLFQSGAYNLLATRNWMMIVPRSQEEFEGISINSLGFAGGLLVRNSQQLQWLKSYHPLTVLKQVGISR, from the coding sequence ATGACAACAGAGACAGCAGCAACCTCAATCTTGCCATTGGGTACATTATGGCAACGGATTATCACTCAAACTGAATATGCTCTCAATTGTGGTGCTCTTCAATCAATTGCAACAGATTATGATTTTATTGAAGAGGGGGATATTCGCTTTTTAGTTAGAATTTTAGCTAACTTAGCGCGTAAGGAACAAGCCAAGAAACAGCAAAAAAAGATAGAGAAATCGGGGAAAGAGTTTAACCCTTTTCTTCCTTATGAAAAAGATTTATTTGTTGCTGATTTATCGAAAACTCATTTATGTTTACTGAATAAATTTAATGTTGTTGAGCATCATTTATTAATTGTAACCCGCGAATTTGAAGAACAAGAAACTTGGCTAACTCAAGCCGATTTTGCAGCGATGTGGATGGGTTTAGCAGAAATTGATGGATTAATATTTTATAATGGGGGTAAATTAGCGGGAGCAAGTCAACGCCATAAACATCTACAATTAGTTCCTTTTCCCTTAGTTCCCGATGGCTTAAATCTTCCCATTCAACCTGCGATCACTTCTGTACAATTTCAAAATTCTATTGGTATCATTCCCGAATTTCCTTTTGTTCATGCGATCGCCTCTTTTAATCCCAATTGGATTCATACCCCATCAGAAGCCGCAATTTTCACCTTAGAATTGTACTTTGTTTTATTATCAGCCGTGGGTTTATCCGTTGATGATCATCTTTTTCAATCAGGAGCTTATAATTTATTAGCTACCCGAAATTGGATGATGATTGTTCCTCGATCTCAAGAAGAATTTGAGGGAATTTCGATTAATTCTTTAGGGTTTGCGGGAGGATTATTAGTCAGAAATTCCCAACAACTACAATGGCTAAAATCCTATCACCCCCTAACCGTTTTAAAACAAGTCGGAATTTCCCGTTAA
- the rfaE1 gene encoding D-glycero-beta-D-manno-heptose-7-phosphate kinase: protein MILDASFLAELNASMDSLCERMNRFSQVKVLVVGDLTLDEFLTGQVERLSREAPVLILRHENTRQIPGGGANAVYNLAKLGASVKVAGFVGKDDQGIALCGIFEQAGIDIKGILIDPDRPTVTKTRISGHARQSVTQQIVRVDRKSDELPDIELQLKLAEYIRENIDSVDAVVCSDYGDGVLTQTVIEAALKSPLTIVDTQKDLHRFAGATLFTPNLPEAEKAVGYSIQNSQTLQQAGQDLLTLTQAQAMLITRGEEGMSLFEKGQLLQIPAFNRTDVFDVTGAGDTVVAALTLGLCTGSSLWEASVLGNLAASLVVRQFGTATTTIEEMKEALRSLLNLE from the coding sequence ATGATATTGGATGCTTCATTTTTAGCAGAGTTAAATGCCTCGATGGATTCGTTATGTGAACGAATGAATCGATTTTCTCAGGTGAAGGTTCTGGTGGTGGGAGATTTAACCTTAGATGAATTTCTCACAGGTCAGGTAGAACGGTTATCACGGGAAGCTCCGGTGTTAATTTTGCGTCATGAAAATACCCGCCAAATTCCAGGGGGAGGAGCAAATGCGGTTTACAATTTGGCAAAATTAGGAGCATCGGTAAAGGTTGCCGGATTTGTGGGAAAAGATGATCAAGGCATCGCTCTGTGTGGAATTTTTGAACAGGCAGGAATTGATATTAAGGGAATTTTAATTGATCCTGACCGTCCAACGGTGACGAAAACGAGAATTTCAGGTCATGCTCGTCAATCCGTGACGCAACAAATTGTTAGGGTAGATCGTAAATCCGATGAGTTACCTGATATAGAATTACAGTTAAAATTAGCAGAATATATTCGAGAAAATATTGATAGCGTTGATGCGGTGGTTTGTTCAGATTATGGGGATGGTGTTTTAACTCAAACGGTCATTGAAGCGGCGTTAAAATCTCCTCTTACTATTGTAGATACTCAAAAAGATTTACATCGCTTTGCGGGTGCAACCTTATTTACTCCCAATCTTCCTGAAGCGGAAAAAGCCGTCGGATATTCTATTCAAAATTCCCAAACGTTACAACAAGCTGGACAAGATTTATTAACCTTAACTCAAGCCCAGGCGATGTTAATTACGCGGGGGGAAGAAGGCATGAGTTTATTTGAAAAAGGGCAACTTTTGCAGATTCCAGCCTTTAATCGCACTGATGTATTTGATGTGACGGGTGCAGGGGATACGGTTGTTGCGGCATTAACGTTAGGGTTATGTACAGGTTCATCCTTGTGGGAAGCTTCGGTTTTAGGGAATTTAGCCGCTAGTTTAGTGGTGCGTCAATTTGGTACGGCAACAACAACTATTGAGGAAATGAAAGAAGCTTTGCGATCGCTTTTAAATTTAGAATAA
- a CDS encoding CADD family putative folate metabolism protein, translated as MLTQDKPLTETAFLAKLNEIIETHHLLKHPFYQMWNEGKLTLMMLQEYAQEYYLHVHNFPTYVSATHAACDDINIRKMLLENLIEEERGSAHHPELWLRFAEGLGVERSEVLNRKPLSKTQESVQILKELSRSEAPEKGLAALYAYESQFPQVSTTKIAGLEEFYGINEESALSFFKVHEKADEIHSQMTRKALLQLCQTAEQQQAALEAAQTAVDAFNLLLDGVYEEYCQN; from the coding sequence ATGTTAACCCAGGATAAGCCTTTAACAGAAACAGCATTTCTGGCTAAACTCAACGAAATTATTGAAACCCATCACTTACTCAAGCATCCCTTTTATCAAATGTGGAATGAAGGGAAATTGACATTAATGATGTTACAAGAGTATGCCCAGGAATATTATCTGCACGTTCATAACTTCCCCACCTATGTCAGTGCAACTCATGCAGCTTGTGATGATATCAACATTCGCAAAATGTTGTTAGAAAATTTAATTGAAGAAGAACGGGGTTCGGCTCATCACCCGGAATTGTGGTTACGGTTTGCAGAAGGATTAGGAGTAGAACGCAGCGAAGTTCTCAACCGCAAACCTTTAAGTAAAACCCAAGAATCTGTTCAAATTCTTAAAGAATTATCTCGCAGTGAAGCACCCGAAAAAGGGTTAGCTGCTTTGTATGCTTATGAATCTCAATTCCCTCAAGTTTCGACAACTAAAATTGCCGGACTAGAAGAATTTTATGGGATTAATGAAGAATCGGCTTTATCCTTCTTTAAAGTTCATGAAAAAGCAGATGAAATCCATAGCCAAATGACTCGCAAAGCCTTGTTACAACTGTGTCAAACCGCAGAACAACAACAAGCAGCATTAGAGGCGGCGCAAACTGCTGTTGATGCGTTTAACTTGCTCTTAGATGGAGTTTATGAAGAATATTGCCAAAACTAG
- a CDS encoding DJ-1/PfpI family protein, translating into MTQKNIAILMFNDVEILDFAAPYEIFSITSEINEDKPFNVYLVAETLNSLQSHNGLSINPDFTLLDSPVPDVIFIPGGIGTKAAMNQLQILAWIQSKGHHADLIVSVCTGALLLAKVGLLDGLVATTHHQALEQLKVLAPQTTIVDNQRYVDNGKIITAAGISAGIDVSLYVIAKLLGDDKALKTAQYMEYDWKPKAKITPTPKISNSLGL; encoded by the coding sequence ATGACTCAAAAAAATATTGCTATTTTAATGTTTAACGACGTTGAAATTCTGGATTTTGCTGCCCCCTATGAGATATTTTCTATTACCTCAGAAATTAACGAGGATAAACCCTTTAATGTTTATCTAGTAGCAGAAACCTTAAACTCCCTTCAATCCCATAATGGCTTAAGTATTAATCCTGATTTTACCTTATTAGATAGTCCCGTCCCTGATGTAATTTTTATACCGGGTGGAATTGGCACAAAGGCTGCAATGAATCAACTTCAAATTTTAGCTTGGATTCAATCTAAAGGACATCACGCTGATTTAATTGTATCGGTCTGTACGGGGGCTTTATTATTAGCTAAAGTTGGTTTATTAGATGGGTTAGTTGCGACTACTCATCATCAAGCCTTAGAGCAATTAAAAGTGCTTGCTCCCCAGACTACTATTGTAGATAATCAACGATATGTTGATAATGGCAAAATTATCACAGCGGCTGGAATTTCGGCGGGAATTGATGTGTCTCTTTATGTGATTGCTAAACTTTTAGGAGATGACAAAGCGTTAAAAACCGCTCAATATATGGAATATGATTGGAAACCCAAAGCTAAAATCACCCCAACTCCTAAAATATCAAATTCTTTGGGACTCTAA
- a CDS encoding DUF4347 domain-containing protein: MFRLPDSNLNSHLAFFSVGSAETTSSEIAFFAADVPDLPILLNGLMPGVEAIILEANGTELQQIADILKTKQYRVVHIFSHGKAGEMGLGKTTLTQDNIYNDASIIREWKKGLTPRSEILLYGSNIAKSSNVLITILSELTEANITVSNNFSSNLCLEGDLGLKVHTGSIKPPLAIQLFGFQSPLLPLSIA; this comes from the coding sequence ATGTTCAGATTACCAGACTCTAACCTTAACTCTCATTTAGCCTTTTTCTCGGTCGGATCTGCTGAAACAACATCCTCAGAGATTGCTTTTTTTGCTGCCGATGTTCCCGATTTACCTATCCTCCTCAATGGTTTAATGCCGGGGGTTGAAGCGATTATTCTTGAGGCAAATGGCACAGAATTGCAACAAATCGCTGATATCCTGAAAACCAAGCAATATCGCGTCGTCCATATTTTTTCTCACGGTAAAGCCGGAGAAATGGGATTAGGGAAAACAACCCTCACCCAAGATAACATCTATAATGATGCCTCCATTATTCGAGAGTGGAAAAAAGGTCTAACTCCCCGGTCTGAGATTTTATTGTATGGATCTAATATTGCCAAGTCTTCTAATGTTTTGATTACGATACTATCGGAACTTACAGAAGCTAATATTACCGTCTCGAACAATTTTAGCTCAAATCTGTGTTTAGAGGGAGATTTGGGCTTAAAAGTCCATACTGGCAGCATCAAACCCCCCCTGGCAATTCAACTATTTGGGTTTCAATCCCCCCTTTTACCATTATCAATTGCCTAA